In a single window of the Anguilla rostrata isolate EN2019 chromosome 6, ASM1855537v3, whole genome shotgun sequence genome:
- the ccn6 gene encoding cellular communication network factor 6 isoform X2, with product MLLLLCNTLLIILAEQLPCRAQNQGQVSAPGAGMPGTPVAERKQYCRWPCRCPSRPVCAPGVSMVLDGCGCCKACARQIGQACNEKDVCDPHKGMYCDFSADRPRFEVGVCAYMMGVGCELNGAFYDNGQAFQPSPLYKCTCIAGTIGCMPAFVQKPAGLLGPAPLRAAGPPGSLRSAGSAKKHQQDTTYQAMPAWKKNCLVQTTPWSPCSRTCGLGISVRVNNDNGKCEMRKDRRLCLLRPCEKSVIRSVKIPKGKTCRPKFQAKKAEKLTLSGCSSKQAYRPMYCGVCSDKRCCVPNKSRMVSVDFSCGKGGSVRWKMQWITSCVCQKKCNDPGDMFSELRFL from the exons ATGCTGCTGCTTCTCTGCAACACCCTTCTGATCATTCTGGCTGAGCAG cTGCCCTGCAGGGCACAGAACCAGGGGCAGGTGTCGGCCCCAGGGGCCGGTATGCCCGGTACGCCCGTAGCCGAGCGCAAGCAGTACTGCCGCTGGCCCTGCCGGTGCCCCTCCAGACCCGTCTGCGCGCCGGGCGTCAGCATGGTGCTGGACGGCTGCGGCTGCTGCAAGGCCTGCGCCCGGCAGATCGGCCAGGCCTGCAACGAGAAGGACGTCTGCGACCCCCACAAGGGCATGTACTGCGACTTCTCGGCCGACCGGCCGCGCTTTGAGGTCGGGGTCTGCGCCT ACATGATGGGTGTAGGGTGTGAGCTGAACGGGGCCTTCTACGACAACGGCCAGGCCTTCCAGCCCAGCCCGCTGTACAAATGCACGTGCATCGCTGGCACCATCGGCTGCATGCCGGCGTTCGTCCAGAAGCCTGCCGGGctgctcggccccgcccctctccgcgCAGCAGGGCCGCCGGGCTCCCTCCGAAGCGCCGGGTCCGCCAAAAAGCACCAGCAGGACACGACCTACCAGGCCatgccag CCTGGAAGAAGAACTGCCTGGTCCAGACCACGCCCTGGAGCCCTTGCTCTCGCACCTGCGGCCTGGGCATCTCCGTCCGCGTCAACAACGACAACGGGAAGTGCGAGATGAGGAAGGACCGGCGGCTCTGCCTTCTCAGGCCGTGTGAGAAGAGCGTCATCAGGAGCGTGAAG aTACCGAAGGGGAAGACCTGTCGGCCCAAGTTCCAGGCCAAGAAGGCGGAGAAGCTGACCCTGTCCGGCTGCTCCAGCAAGCAGGCCTACCGGCCCATGTACTGCGGCGTCTGCAGCGACAAGCGCTGCTGCGTGCCCAACAAGTCGCGCATGGTGTCCGTGGACTTCAGCTGCGGGAAGGGCGGCAGCGTCCGGTGGAAGATGCAGTGGATCACCTCCTGCGTGTGCCAGAAGAAATGCAACGACCCCGGGGACATGTTCTCCGAGCTCCGGTTCCTCTAG
- the ccn6 gene encoding cellular communication network factor 6 isoform X1, with the protein MLLLLCNTLLIILAEQLPCRAQNQGQVSAPGAGMPGTPVAERKQYCRWPCRCPSRPVCAPGVSMVLDGCGCCKACARQIGQACNEKDVCDPHKGMYCDFSADRPRFEVGVCAYMMGVGCELNGAFYDNGQAFQPSPLYKCTCIAGTIGCMPAFVQKPAGLLGPAPLRAAGPPGSLRSAGSAKKHQQDTTYQAMPAYRDRPLAWKKNCLVQTTPWSPCSRTCGLGISVRVNNDNGKCEMRKDRRLCLLRPCEKSVIRSVKIPKGKTCRPKFQAKKAEKLTLSGCSSKQAYRPMYCGVCSDKRCCVPNKSRMVSVDFSCGKGGSVRWKMQWITSCVCQKKCNDPGDMFSELRFL; encoded by the exons ATGCTGCTGCTTCTCTGCAACACCCTTCTGATCATTCTGGCTGAGCAG cTGCCCTGCAGGGCACAGAACCAGGGGCAGGTGTCGGCCCCAGGGGCCGGTATGCCCGGTACGCCCGTAGCCGAGCGCAAGCAGTACTGCCGCTGGCCCTGCCGGTGCCCCTCCAGACCCGTCTGCGCGCCGGGCGTCAGCATGGTGCTGGACGGCTGCGGCTGCTGCAAGGCCTGCGCCCGGCAGATCGGCCAGGCCTGCAACGAGAAGGACGTCTGCGACCCCCACAAGGGCATGTACTGCGACTTCTCGGCCGACCGGCCGCGCTTTGAGGTCGGGGTCTGCGCCT ACATGATGGGTGTAGGGTGTGAGCTGAACGGGGCCTTCTACGACAACGGCCAGGCCTTCCAGCCCAGCCCGCTGTACAAATGCACGTGCATCGCTGGCACCATCGGCTGCATGCCGGCGTTCGTCCAGAAGCCTGCCGGGctgctcggccccgcccctctccgcgCAGCAGGGCCGCCGGGCTCCCTCCGAAGCGCCGGGTCCGCCAAAAAGCACCAGCAGGACACGACCTACCAGGCCatgccag CTTACAGGGATCGTCCTTTAGCCTGGAAGAAGAACTGCCTGGTCCAGACCACGCCCTGGAGCCCTTGCTCTCGCACCTGCGGCCTGGGCATCTCCGTCCGCGTCAACAACGACAACGGGAAGTGCGAGATGAGGAAGGACCGGCGGCTCTGCCTTCTCAGGCCGTGTGAGAAGAGCGTCATCAGGAGCGTGAAG aTACCGAAGGGGAAGACCTGTCGGCCCAAGTTCCAGGCCAAGAAGGCGGAGAAGCTGACCCTGTCCGGCTGCTCCAGCAAGCAGGCCTACCGGCCCATGTACTGCGGCGTCTGCAGCGACAAGCGCTGCTGCGTGCCCAACAAGTCGCGCATGGTGTCCGTGGACTTCAGCTGCGGGAAGGGCGGCAGCGTCCGGTGGAAGATGCAGTGGATCACCTCCTGCGTGTGCCAGAAGAAATGCAACGACCCCGGGGACATGTTCTCCGAGCTCCGGTTCCTCTAG